The Podospora bellae-mahoneyi strain CBS 112042 chromosome 7, whole genome shotgun sequence genomic sequence TGGCCCACCACTCAGACGAGCAAAAAGTTACGGAAGTGCGGTACAGAGCGATCACCAAGGTAGAAGACCAGGTAAGGCAGGGGTAGTAGAGGCACAGGAATCGGCATCATCTTCGTCTACTTGCCAGTTTAATGACTTTAGATACCGTTCAACAATCCAAAATTCAACTGCTATCTCTCAGACCGAGACGCTTTTGCAAGAGCAAGCCTTCCATACCACTTTCGCATTGCGATCCTGCCCATCACCCCGCTCTGGAGTGTGAGCCCTCCGTGGCTACCAGTTCAATGGTTATGGATCGTGTTCAACAACCCACAATTCAACAGCCATCTCTCAGATCTAACCTCGCTTGCAACTATCTGACTGTACAGGTGGCCTTTCCTCTTGCTCTTTTGGCGATGCCGGTCCTTGTGAAATGAAGCTTTTGATGGCGAGTGCCAGACTTCCCCATGACTTTCGAGTTTCAATCCCGCCCATCAGCCCGCCTTGCGAGTGCATGCCCGCCATGCCTGCCAATTCAATGACTTTGAATCCCGTTCAGACCCACACTCCAGCTGCTTTCTTTCAGATCCAGCCGCTTTGCAAGTCATGCTGAGACCGAGTGGTTTTAGCAATGTGAGTAAGTAGCTGGGTGGGCAACAGCGCTGCCCCCCATGGGGTTATATGCTCGAGTTCAGTCTCTTTCTTCCGTGCCCAGTAGGGGACACCAATCATGACCAACTATCGTTTCGAGACCCCCCCATAATCTTAACATGGACGGCGACTTGGTGAAGTTTGGCGCCGCTGCTACTATGCAGCCAAAGATCCGGGCTGGAAATCCGGCATGTATGGCTGGCCAGTCCGGATGGTGCTAGGATAATGATTTAGGTCTTCACCGGCACCATGAATAACTGCACCATCCTGGCGCAGGGTGATATCAAGGGCGGCAGTACTACCAGACATgttcaccagcagcaccataTAAAGATGAGTCAACACAGATCCAGATCCCCTCCAGCTTAGAAAGCTGGAGGACGTAAAAATACATACAATGTGGGAAGTTAACGAATAGGTATTGGAAGATACTTAATAGGTGTAGAAAGATACCCTTAGTCGAAAGTTAAAAGGTCATCTATAGGTTTTAAATGATGGTTGATAAGTGTGGAAAAATAGTCTATAGGTATTTACATTTGCTAATATGTATTAAAAGATAGTCTATACGTGCTAAAATAATCTGTTGGTATTAATAAATAGTCTATAAGTATTGAAAGATAGCCTTATAGGTGTTAATAGATAGTCTATATACACTTAAAAATTGCCAAAATGCGTTAAAGTCTCCTTATTAGGTTGTTTAAGTATAGTGAAGAGGTGTTAAAATAGTCGTCGACTGGTGTTCCAAGGTGTTCTAAGGTGGTGGGTAGGTAAGTATTAAAGTAAGAAATTTAGAGTCTTGGGGACTGCTACACTAAACCAGCCATGTATCTTATGCAAGAAATCACAGAAAGCTGCAGTTAAAATCTGTCCCGGTCAACCCATTCAAAGAGTGTTTACACTACCTGCAAGCGTTGGACGTCCCTATTGTGATGAGCAGCTACATCCACTTCAATGAGGCGGGATGCAAGCATGCAAAGAGGGACCAGGACAGGAAGATAAGACCTCCCAACTCTCTGAGGAGTTTTCCAGATAGGTTGTTGTTCTGAGTGATGTTGGATATGAACTCGGCTGCTCGCGCGGCTACCCACGCGGGTGTcagtgccgccgccgctcgCCTGTTCGCAGCAGTTTAAAACCATTGTTGGATAAACGCTATTAAGAGAGCAGCTAGTAACTAAAATTAAGCGTCTTATGAATCAAAAACCCATCTTTACATAATATCTAGAATCGCGGGTTTAGCTCAGTTGGGAGAGCGTCAGACTGAAGTCCACTTCAATCATTAATCTGAAGGTCATGTGTTCGATCCACATAAACCGCATttgcttttgtttttgtgccCTCCTCTTTTTGTCACCAGGGAACTGAGTAGTCAGCAGATGTTTTGGCAGAGGTTATTATGCCTTGTCGACCTATGATTCACACTTTGTGTAAGAACAAGATCGCTATGATATTTAAGATATTCTTTCTGTAATGCATTATCTCTCTATATGTGTTATCAGCCCTGTCGTTTATAACATTAACTAGTATCTAAAACCCGATCTTTTCTTCAAGAACATGTGCCCAAACGCCGCCCCAAATTCTCACACGACAACCTGCTGATCTTGTGTCGGGCTCGTGGGCATCTACGACTTCCCAAGCCCGGTCCTAACATGCTTTACAGGACAGGTGCAGGCGATTTTACAACCGGCAAAATAGTCACGGCTGCCACGTCGTTGCTCTTTTCCGCAGCGGATGACAACCCAAAGAAGGTATATCTCTTCTTGGTTCCAGCGGACTGTGGGGTTACAGCTGGATTTGGTGGAATGGTTTGCTGATTGGAAGCCGCCACGGTTTTTTCTGAAAAGGTAAACATTCTCTTTCCCACCCTCGGAGCCGCTGTCATGGGCCCCTGCGGACCTCGGGCTTTTGGCACACTCGGAGACGAACTCTTCATGGGCTCTGACATGGAAAGCGTGGCTCGCCTGAACAACTGCGGCGAGGAACGGATGGGTGTTGAGACCCTGTTGAAGAGGGGCCCGATCTTCTCCGACATGGTGATCACAATCGGCCTCTTTGGCGGCTTGGTGAGCTCAAAGTATGCTCGGCCAGAGTCAGTTTTGGTGAGAGAGCCAGTGAAGGAGCCCTTGCTCAGGGCGGCGCGGGCAAGTTTGGCCTTGGTCATCAGCATCATTTCACTCCCTTGGAGCGCCACCACGCAGTTGTGCCAGGGGGTGGGCACATGGAGCAGGTCGATCGAAGTCATGAGTTCGCCGTCGGCCGAAAGGGAGGTGACGGCCCGTACCTTGGCGGGGTCCACAAGCTGGATGCCAAACTTGGGACCGGCATTGTTGTGTGCGTGGATGGATAACCGGATGTAGTTGGGAAACAGCATCTCCACGAGGTTGGAGTAGGCGTGGTTGCGTACAATCATCTCGAAGGCCACTTTGGCTGACAGCTTCTTTTGCTTGGACCGTGACATCCTTTGGGTCAGCGGGTGGTTTTCCAGATCCTCGAGCACGAACTTGGAAAAGCCGCGGTACAGACGGGTGATTGTGGCATCTTTGGAATCAATCTTTGCCCGAATAGCCTCTTTACGAGGCCCGGACCCCGCAACAAGCATCCGCCTACAGAGCTCGGCTTCCTCAGTAATCTTGGTGTCTAGGTGATGTTCAATCGGGGGAAGGCTGAGTCGGGATGCTAGAGTGGAAAGGTCATCGTTCCGGGACGCCAGTTGGAAGAGATCAACGAGAGACTTGAAGCCTATACGATCAGGATCCCCGAAATGAGAGCCAACCTCCCGGTTCATATCTTTGAGCAAGGCGGTATACCTGTCCACCTCGCCGTCATCGACACCAATGCAGTCGCTAAAAACGTGTCCGTCACTGATAACCCAGAGTTTGGCGCCAGGCATGTAAATCTTTTCGATTTCGGTGACAAAACCGTGCAGCCTCTCCAATGCAAGCTCTTCACCACGATCTGGATCTGGGCCAGTAACCTTGTCGGGATTGGATGACTTGCATGGAAATGCAGGAAGACACATCTCAAGTTTGGCCTTGCGTGATGTAAAGTGGCGCACCCGTTGTGTAAAGTACTTACGGCCCGAGACCTTCCATTGGTCACCCTTGCCACCATCGTACCTGAGATAACTGTCGAAGAGGTCCACTATCTGCTCGGTTACAGCTTCGATATCGGCatcctctcctgctgctgagaCTGGCAGGGTATGGGTCGTGAGGTCGGcctgggtgaggaggaggttgacgaaGAATTTCTCAAACACGTCCCCGTCCACAATACGTCCATGATTTCCAatcatgatggcggtggtgtagCCCTGACCATTGGG encodes the following:
- the DIT2_2 gene encoding cytochrome P450-dit2 (EggNog:ENOG503NUUG; COG:Q); protein product: MAMVVEFGNEGQSIYFRYQGSYLQDSEGNLVHCTGSQKQWVQDNWSTIQSSHSKPDAKIYQSSSPNGQGYTTAIMIGNHGRIVDGDVFEKFFVNLLLTQADLTTHTLPVSAAGEDADIEAVTEQIVDLFDSYLRYDGGKGDQWKVSGRKYFTQRVRHFTSRKAKLEMCLPAFPCKSSNPDKVTGPDPDRGEELALERLHGFVTEIEKIYMPGAKLWVISDGHVFSDCIGVDDGEVDRYTALLKDMNREVGSHFGDPDRIGFKSLVDLFQLASRNDDLSTLASRLSLPPIEHHLDTKITEEAELCRRMLVAGSGPRKEAIRAKIDSKDATITRLYRGFSKFVLEDLENHPLTQRMSRSKQKKLSAKVAFEMIVRNHAYSNLVEMLFPNYIRLSIHAHNNAGPKFGIQLVDPAKVRAVTSLSADGELMTSIDLLHVPTPWHNCVVALQGSEMMLMTKAKLARAALSKGSFTGSLTKTDSGRAYFELTKPPKRPIVITMSEKIGPLFNRVSTPIRSSPQLFRRATLSMSEPMKSSSPSVPKARGPQGPMTAAPRVGKRMFTFSEKTVAASNQQTIPPNPAVTPQSAGTKKRYTFFGLSSAAEKSNDVAAVTILPVVKSPAPVL